A genomic window from Massilia sp. METH4 includes:
- a CDS encoding SPOR domain-containing protein: MLKFFFFALLAANVAVLAVGQGVVGNMADGEREPARLANQLNAKALKVIPAAQATAASVAATPPGPAPRDEPATVACVEVGNFLLADARRFEAALAPLELGDRQARRNVQGQEVSSYVVNIPPFPNREAANRKAAELRDKGVTSFYIIPDNQPLRLAISLGVFKQEEAARTHLAGLVKQGVTGARITPRYAPSKQLMFQFRDIGPTTRTRLDQIVAGFKDQQIRKCQ; the protein is encoded by the coding sequence ATGCTGAAATTCTTCTTCTTCGCGCTGCTGGCGGCGAACGTGGCCGTGCTGGCCGTCGGCCAGGGCGTCGTCGGCAACATGGCCGACGGCGAGCGCGAACCGGCGCGGCTGGCCAATCAGTTGAACGCGAAGGCGCTGAAAGTGATCCCCGCCGCGCAAGCGACCGCCGCTTCGGTGGCCGCGACCCCGCCGGGCCCGGCGCCGCGCGACGAGCCCGCGACCGTCGCCTGCGTCGAGGTCGGCAATTTCCTGCTGGCCGACGCCCGGCGCTTCGAGGCGGCGCTGGCGCCGCTGGAGCTGGGCGACCGGCAGGCACGGCGCAATGTGCAGGGGCAGGAAGTGTCCAGCTACGTGGTCAACATCCCGCCCTTCCCGAACCGCGAAGCGGCCAACCGCAAGGCGGCCGAACTGCGCGACAAGGGCGTGACCAGCTTCTACATCATCCCCGACAACCAGCCGCTGCGGCTGGCCATCTCGCTGGGCGTCTTCAAGCAGGAAGAAGCGGCGCGCACGCACCTGGCCGGCCTGGTCAAGCAGGGCGTCACCGGGGCCCGCATCACCCCGCGCTACGCGCCATCGAAACAGCTGATGTTCCAGTTCCGCGACATCGGCCCCACCACCCGCACCCGGCTCGACCAGATCGTCGCCGGCTTCAAGGACCAGCAGATCCGCAAGTGCCAGTAG
- the rodA gene encoding rod shape-determining protein RodA, producing MRINERRSLWRRVKPYVAVFDPPLLTLLVLLLTTSLVTLYSASLDIPGKIEDQLRNIAMCVLVMWITANISPQNMARIAVPAYAVTVLLLVAVALFGTIKLGARRWLHIGIIDIQPSELAKIAVPLMLAWYFQHQQGHLRWHTYLIGALLLLVPVGLVMRQPDLGTSLLVVAAGFAVIYLAGLPWRAMAALAIAGACFMPVAWSMMHDYQRERVMTLIDPTADPLGKGFHIIQSTIAIGSGGIMGKGWTKGTQTHLEFIPERTTDFIFSVYSEEFGLAGNLFLMLLYLLLIGRGMMIAAGAPNFFTRLLAGAMTMIFFTYAFVNMGMVSGILPVVGVPLPFMSYGGTALLTLGIVSGILMSVQRHRKLVQT from the coding sequence ATGCGCATCAATGAACGGCGCTCGCTGTGGCGGCGCGTGAAACCTTATGTGGCGGTGTTCGACCCGCCGCTGCTGACCTTGCTGGTGCTGCTGCTGACGACCAGCCTGGTCACGCTGTACTCGGCCAGCCTGGATATTCCCGGCAAGATCGAGGACCAGCTGCGCAATATCGCCATGTGCGTGCTCGTCATGTGGATCACGGCGAACATTTCGCCGCAGAACATGGCCCGTATCGCGGTGCCGGCCTACGCGGTCACCGTGCTGCTGCTGGTGGCGGTGGCGCTGTTCGGCACCATCAAGCTGGGCGCGCGGCGCTGGCTGCACATCGGCATCATCGACATCCAGCCCTCCGAGCTGGCCAAGATCGCGGTGCCGCTGATGCTGGCGTGGTACTTCCAGCACCAGCAGGGGCACCTGCGATGGCATACCTATCTGATCGGCGCCCTGCTGCTGCTGGTGCCGGTGGGCCTCGTGATGCGGCAGCCGGACCTCGGCACGTCGCTGCTGGTGGTCGCCGCCGGTTTCGCCGTGATCTATCTCGCCGGGCTGCCGTGGCGCGCGATGGCGGCACTGGCGATCGCCGGCGCTTGCTTCATGCCGGTAGCCTGGTCCATGATGCACGACTACCAGCGCGAACGGGTGATGACGCTGATCGACCCGACCGCCGACCCGCTGGGCAAGGGCTTCCACATCATCCAGTCGACCATCGCGATCGGCTCGGGCGGCATCATGGGCAAGGGCTGGACCAAGGGCACGCAGACCCACCTCGAATTCATTCCCGAGCGCACGACGGACTTCATCTTTTCCGTCTACTCCGAGGAATTCGGCCTGGCGGGCAACCTGTTCCTCATGTTGCTGTACCTGCTGCTGATCGGCCGTGGCATGATGATCGCCGCCGGAGCGCCCAATTTCTTCACACGCCTGCTTGCAGGAGCGATGACAATGATCTTCTTTACCTATGCATTCGTGAACATGGGAATGGTGAGCGGCATCTTGCCCGTGGTGGGCGTGCCGCTGCCATTCATGAGTTATGGCGGCACCGCGCTGCTGACCCTGGGCATCGTGTCCGGTATCCTGATGAGCGTGCAGCGCCATCGCAAGCTGGTGCAGACCTGA
- a CDS encoding septal ring lytic transglycosylase RlpA family protein yields the protein MGGAIVERALRRAGTGALLAAMLALAGCGGPEIVGKLPGAPKVKAKHREPGVPDLPPAGSGRGGYYMDDGPGDDPPPNLMATPDAEVRNDPLLPRANRPYTVFGTTYEPIPNDKPYTARGLGTWYGKKFHGQRTSSGELYDMYKMSAAHPILPIPSYARVTNLSNGKSVVVRINDRGPFKSSRVIDVSYTAALKLGLLVNGSSELEVTRIMPDEIEKMVAARKAGAVIAAVEGVPASALRPGAPLLAGASPDELQDFILARGTAEDTQAPTSSGYYLQLGAYSKETSAAAMRERLANATRGSDFAVVQAGSVYRLYGGPFGSREEAAAAAARLPGALRLKPLIVQREVN from the coding sequence ATGGGGGGCGCTATCGTTGAACGCGCGCTGCGGCGCGCAGGCACGGGTGCGCTGCTGGCTGCCATGCTGGCGCTGGCGGGCTGCGGCGGCCCGGAAATCGTCGGCAAGCTGCCGGGAGCGCCGAAGGTCAAGGCGAAGCACCGGGAACCGGGCGTGCCCGACCTGCCGCCGGCCGGCTCCGGCCGGGGCGGCTACTACATGGACGACGGCCCGGGCGACGACCCGCCGCCGAACCTGATGGCCACGCCGGACGCGGAGGTGCGCAACGACCCGCTGCTGCCGCGCGCGAACCGGCCGTACACGGTGTTCGGCACCACCTACGAGCCGATCCCGAACGACAAGCCCTATACCGCGCGCGGACTGGGCACCTGGTACGGCAAGAAGTTCCACGGGCAGCGCACCTCGTCCGGCGAACTGTACGACATGTACAAGATGTCGGCCGCCCACCCGATCCTGCCGATCCCCTCGTATGCGCGCGTGACGAACCTCTCGAACGGCAAGTCGGTCGTGGTGCGCATCAACGACCGCGGCCCGTTCAAGTCCTCGCGCGTGATCGACGTGTCGTACACCGCGGCGCTCAAGCTCGGCCTGCTGGTGAACGGCAGCAGCGAGCTGGAAGTCACGCGCATCATGCCGGACGAGATCGAGAAGATGGTAGCGGCGCGCAAGGCGGGCGCCGTGATCGCGGCGGTGGAAGGCGTGCCCGCGAGCGCGCTGCGGCCGGGCGCGCCGCTGCTGGCGGGCGCCAGCCCGGACGAGCTGCAGGACTTCATCCTGGCACGCGGCACGGCGGAAGACACGCAAGCCCCGACGTCCAGCGGTTATTACCTGCAACTGGGCGCCTACTCGAAAGAAACCAGCGCCGCCGCCATGCGCGAACGGCTCGCCAACGCCACCCGCGGCAGCGACTTCGCCGTGGTGCAGGCCGGCTCCGTGTACCGCCTGTACGGCGGCCCGTTCGGCTCCCGCGAAGAAGCCGCCGCCGCCGCCGCCCGCCTGCCAGGCGCGCTGCGGCTCAAGCCGCTGATCGTCCAGCGCGAAGTGAATTAG